The Sphingobacterium bambusae genome includes a window with the following:
- a CDS encoding AI-2E family transporter, which yields MIRFFSLPFYIKLACTLISIIALGYIAHIGQTIIVPLILGSLFSLLLVPVCNWLEVKLKFHRTLAAVLALLLFFGLVGGLFTMLGSQLSMLKDDWPAFEKQIMDGFQLAQVWVHKTYGVAQSEQMEYLTNTVSKSVSQGTAIVGIALLSLSSLLILFVFTFLYAFFILIYRGHIVRFLLLVNRTEHHVIVMDIVQQIQYVVKKYLIGLVLQMLIVAVLTFIALSIIGVKYSLMLAIITGVFNVLPYIGIVVAMLIIALITFATSSITHVLLVILALIVIHLMDSNYVVPKIVGSKVKVNSLFAMMAIIVGEMLWGISGMFLAIPILAICKILFDRVRDLKAWGFLLGEEEKNNEHFKRLLEELNIFKRKSGK from the coding sequence ATGATCAGATTTTTTAGTTTACCCTTTTACATCAAGCTCGCTTGTACCTTGATTTCCATTATTGCTTTGGGATATATCGCCCATATCGGACAAACGATCATTGTTCCGCTAATTCTGGGTAGTCTTTTTTCTTTGTTGCTGGTACCGGTATGCAATTGGCTGGAGGTGAAACTGAAGTTTCATCGAACACTGGCTGCCGTCTTGGCGCTACTCTTATTCTTTGGTCTAGTTGGAGGGCTTTTTACCATGTTGGGATCCCAATTGTCCATGTTGAAGGATGATTGGCCTGCTTTCGAAAAGCAGATTATGGATGGCTTTCAGCTGGCTCAGGTTTGGGTGCACAAGACCTATGGTGTTGCACAAAGTGAACAGATGGAGTACTTAACAAACACTGTTTCTAAATCTGTTAGTCAGGGAACAGCTATTGTCGGTATTGCATTGCTCTCGCTATCCTCCTTACTGATTCTATTTGTTTTTACGTTTCTATATGCCTTTTTTATCCTGATTTATCGCGGGCATATCGTGCGGTTCTTGCTTTTGGTTAACCGTACCGAACACCACGTGATCGTGATGGATATTGTGCAACAGATCCAATATGTTGTTAAAAAATACTTGATAGGCTTGGTTTTGCAAATGCTCATCGTAGCCGTGCTCACCTTTATCGCGCTAAGCATCATAGGGGTTAAATACAGCCTGATGCTCGCCATTATAACGGGAGTATTTAATGTGTTGCCCTATATTGGTATTGTGGTAGCTATGCTTATCATCGCATTGATCACTTTCGCGACATCGTCTATAACCCATGTTTTGCTCGTTATCTTGGCTTTGATTGTTATCCACCTAATGGATAGTAACTATGTGGTGCCGAAGATTGTGGGATCGAAAGTTAAGGTAAATTCGCTCTTCGCCATGATGGCTATAATTGTAGGCGAAATGTTATGGGGTATATCCGGAATGTTTTTAGCAATTCCGATTTTGGCAATCTGCAAAATCTTGTTTGATCGCGTTCGCGATCTTAAAGCTTGGGGATTTTTGCTCGGCGAGGAGGAAAAAAATAACGAGCATTTTAAGAGACTGCTCGAAGAGCTCAATATCTTTAAACGTAAATCTGGTAAGTAG